In Listeria cossartiae subsp. cossartiae, the DNA window GAACTTACAGTGTATCGACCAAGCGTAAACTACATATTTTTCCACCTTGAAAAACCGCTCGACTTACGAAAAGAATTGCTGTTAAAAGGGATTTTTATTCGAAGTTGCGCAAATTACCGCGGACTATCTGAAAACTATTACCGAGTTGCGGTGAAAAGTAGGAACGATAACCGCCAACTGTTGTCTGCGCTTGAGGTGATTTTTAGTGGAAATTAAAGCAACTTGCCCGGCTTCATGCGGCGAACTGTTGCAAGGCTGGATTGCGGGCGGCGAAAAGCTGATTTCATATCCAATTAACTGGTATTCCGAAGTAACTTTGTCTGATAAATTAGAACTAGCTAGCTCCGGACATACAAAAGCATGGCTCGCATTCGATTTAACGTGCGAGTATTTTGGTGTGACAACAAGCGAGCGCCCACCTGTTTCACTTCAAGTCAAATCCACTATCCCGGTCGCGAAAGGGATGGCAAGCTCCACCGCGGATATCGCTGCAACCATCGGCGCGACCGCAAAATGGCTCGAGCAACCAATAACCGAATCCGAAATCGCCAAGCTTTGTCTACAACTAGAACCAACGGATAGCACCATTTTTCCAGCGCTAACCCTATTTGATCACTTAAAAGGGGACGTAATCCAAAGCTCCAACTGGATGCCAAAACTCGGTGTCGTTGTGCTAGAACCACTTACCATCTTAGAAACAGCGACATACCGCCAAAATGACCACCAAGAACAATTACTCAAAAACGAATCCCAACTAGCAAAAGGATTACAGTTTTTTAAGCAAGCGGTCGCGCAAAAATCCATCCGCTTACTTGGCCAAGCTGCATCCATCAGCGCAGCGTGCAACCAAACTATTTTACCAAAACCATTTTGGAATGAATTAGTGGAAGTGGCGGAAAAACTCGATCTAGTAGGGCTAAATGTTTCGCATAGTGGGACAGTTGTCGGTTTGCTTTATGATTTGGAAAAGACGGATCCACTCGAAATTTTATTTGAATTAGAACGGCGCTACGTCACCACTTTTTATAGCAGATATTACTTTCGCGAGTTAGTAAATGGCGGGGTACGAATTATTTTTTAGAGCAAATTCTTCTTGCAAGCGGTCTATTTTATGCTATAATAACGGTGATAAACGAATTCGTTCATACAAACAGTTAGATACTGGAAGTCTGGTGAAAATCCAGCACGGTCCCGCCACTGTAAGGAGTTAGACACTCTAAGTCAGGTCTTTTATCTAATTGTTTTAACTGGTTATACTGCTTCGAGGCAAAGCACGTATAATTCTTGGTTCCAGTGTAGTTGTCTCACTGGGGCTTTTTTATTTGTTTTTTAAAGCAAATAAGCCCACTATAAATGGTTTGGTGCCGAGAAGCTGAACGAGCTACGTTTTATCAAGCACCATACGCACAAAGATGTGCACCGCTTCGTTTTATGGTGGGCAATGATCTTTTCAACGACGAAAAGAGTGATACAAGGAATGTATCTTCATTGCCTATTTACAAAAAAAGATTTGACATTTCCACGTGTTTGGTTTTTAATAAAGTGGACAAATAAAATATTTTACGGTACAAAGGCGTACTGTTTACTTAGCAAAGAAGCTTTGAGTTGGAAGAGAAAATTTCTCTACTCAAAGCTTCTTTTTTTATTTTAAAAAAACTAGGAGGTAATCTCATGCAAAAAGTTAGTTTTAAAACAGACCTATACATTGGCCAAGGAGCAACAGATCGTTTACTCGATTTTAAAGACAAACAAATCTTTATCGTAACAGACCCGTTTATGGTTAGTTCCGGAATGATTAATGCGATTACAGACAAAATTGATCCATCGAATACATATACAATTTTTAGCGAAATTATTCCAGATCCGCCGATTGAAAACGTCGTAGCAGGAATCGAAGTTTTAAATGAATGTGATGCAAACTTAATGATTGCTATCGGTGGTGGTTCTGCGATTGATGCGGCGAAAGCAATGAAATTCTTCGGTCAAAAACTTGGTACGGTACGCGCGATGCCTTTCATCGTTATCCCGACAACAAGTGGAACTGGCTCTGAAGTGACTAGTTTCTCTGTTATTACAAACAAAGAAAAAGCGATTAAATATCCACTTATTACAGATGCTATTTTGCCTGATGAAGCGATTTTAGATGCGGACTTAGTAAAATCTGTACCGCCAGCAATCACAGCAGACACTGGTATGGACGTGTTAACACATGCGCTTGAAGCATACGTGTCCACGAAAGCCAACGATTACTCAGACGCAATGGCAGAAAAAGTAATCCAATTAGTATTTACTTACTTAGAACGTGCTTATAAAGACGGAAATGACCTTGAAGCGCGTGAAAAAATGCATAATGCGTCTTGTCTAGCGGGAATGGCATTTAACATTACCTCTCTTGGCTTAAATCATGGTATCGCTCATACAGCAGGAGCTAAATTTAAAATTCCGCATGGCCGTATGAACACATTACTATTACCGCACGTAATTAGTTATAACGCTGGAATTACAAGTGATTTCGGTAACAATCCAGACAACCGTGCAGCAGAACGTTACACAGCAATTGCAAAATTACTAAAAATGCCAGCATCCAATACACGTCTTGGTGTTCGTAGCTTGATTAATGCAATTAAACAACTTCAAAAGAAACTCAATATGCCAACAACCTTGTCAGAATGTGGTGTTAGCCGCACAGATTTAAATGAAAATATCGCTCAAATCGCAGAAGGCGCGCTAAACGATGGATGTACTGCAACAAATCCTCGAACACCGACTGAAACGGATGTTAGTGCTATTCTCGAAAAAATGCTGGCATAAAAGTTATTTATTTCACAACTGGAATCAAATAACCTATTGACATCGTTTTCATGCTACTTTATAATAGAACCGAGCACAAAGACGTGTGGAATTATAAATATAGCAGAGCAACGGGGCTCCCTCAAAAATATTGCACAATATTTTTAAGGGGCTCTTTCTATTTTCTTGGAGGAATTTTTCTCTAGCTCTTTAACTCTTTCGCTCAAGTAAATGCTTCTATAGAATGATTTTGTCCTTTATTGTGACGAATCAATCAATAGCAGAAGAAGAGGACGTGACAGAAATGAATGGAAGAATTGTAATAGCCGATGATGAACCTATTACAAGAATGGATATCCGAGACATCTTGGAAGAAGCGAACTACAATGTTGTAGGGGAAGCGACAGATGGTTTTGAAGCAATTGAGCTTTGTAAAACACATCAACCAGATCTTGTTATTATGGACATTCAAATGCCACTCTTAGACGGCTTAAAAGCAGGGAAACGAATTATTTCAGATGGCCTTGCTGGCGGAATTATTTTACTTACTGCATTTAGTGATCAAAAAAACACCGAGAAAGCAAAAGGATTCGGAGCACTAGGCTATTTAGTCAAGCCACTTGATGAAAAAAGTTTGATCCCAACGGTTGAAATGAGTATTGCCAAAGGGCGAGAAACAAGGAAATTAGAACAACAATTAGAAAAGCTCACCAAAAAATTAGAAGAACGTAAAGTGATTGAAAAAGCAAAAGGTGTGCTTATGATTGAGAACAACATCACAGAAGAAGAAGCCTACAACATGATTCGTAACCTAAGTATGGACAAGCGTTGTCCAATGATGGAAATCGCAGAAACGATCGTGATGAGCGATGACTAAAACGATTCGAGAAATGTGTTTACGCTATACCGATTTGTCTGAAAATGATATCGAGGAATTGATTCATACAGCCAAATCATTGCGCGTGTCTTCGATGTATCAAGATGTCGATGTGTTTATCGATGTGTATAACAAACTTACTAGTGAAGCTCTTGTTATTCACCATACACCACCAAAAACAACCAATTCACTTTACAAAAATAAAGTAGTCGGAGAAACAGCCCTTCGCACAAACGAACCAGGTGTACTTAGAACACTGGAAACGGGTATGAATTCCAATGACTTACTTGCAAAAACACAAGAAAA includes these proteins:
- a CDS encoding GHMP family kinase ATP-binding protein encodes the protein MEIKATCPASCGELLQGWIAGGEKLISYPINWYSEVTLSDKLELASSGHTKAWLAFDLTCEYFGVTTSERPPVSLQVKSTIPVAKGMASSTADIAATIGATAKWLEQPITESEIAKLCLQLEPTDSTIFPALTLFDHLKGDVIQSSNWMPKLGVVVLEPLTILETATYRQNDHQEQLLKNESQLAKGLQFFKQAVAQKSIRLLGQAASISAACNQTILPKPFWNELVEVAEKLDLVGLNVSHSGTVVGLLYDLEKTDPLEILFELERRYVTTFYSRYYFRELVNGGVRIIF
- a CDS encoding 1-propanol dehydrogenase PduQ, translated to MQKVSFKTDLYIGQGATDRLLDFKDKQIFIVTDPFMVSSGMINAITDKIDPSNTYTIFSEIIPDPPIENVVAGIEVLNECDANLMIAIGGGSAIDAAKAMKFFGQKLGTVRAMPFIVIPTTSGTGSEVTSFSVITNKEKAIKYPLITDAILPDEAILDADLVKSVPPAITADTGMDVLTHALEAYVSTKANDYSDAMAEKVIQLVFTYLERAYKDGNDLEAREKMHNASCLAGMAFNITSLGLNHGIAHTAGAKFKIPHGRMNTLLLPHVISYNAGITSDFGNNPDNRAAERYTAIAKLLKMPASNTRLGVRSLINAIKQLQKKLNMPTTLSECGVSRTDLNENIAQIAEGALNDGCTATNPRTPTETDVSAILEKMLA
- a CDS encoding ANTAR domain-containing response regulator, with translation MTEMNGRIVIADDEPITRMDIRDILEEANYNVVGEATDGFEAIELCKTHQPDLVIMDIQMPLLDGLKAGKRIISDGLAGGIILLTAFSDQKNTEKAKGFGALGYLVKPLDEKSLIPTVEMSIAKGRETRKLEQQLEKLTKKLEERKVIEKAKGVLMIENNITEEEAYNMIRNLSMDKRCPMMEIAETIVMSDD